From the Papaver somniferum cultivar HN1 chromosome 2, ASM357369v1, whole genome shotgun sequence genome, the window AAAATCAAGGCCTATTCTTATCTCCCCAGGCTTAACTTCAAGAACATCACTAATTCGAAAAGTTGGCGCATTTGGTGTACTACTATTACCCATCCACTTAATTTTCTCCTTTTCCATCTCAAAACATCCACTGCATTTGGTATAACCTCGTTTTGGATTCTTGGCTTCTAAACACTCAAAATTTCTGCACTGATAATTAGCCCACCGAACATTTCTTCCGTCCGGCAATTTCCATAACGACTCATTAATCGAGTATGGCCTCAGATATAGCTTCGATGCTCTGGTTAAACAACGCCTCCTAGGTAACGGATCGCATCCGTTAATCATAAGCTTCTGCGCTAAAGGCCAATCATCTTTACAGTAAGAACCAATGTCGTAATTCATGTACTCTTCTAAGTCCTCCTTCATTAGAACACAAGCATGTCCTATTGTGTTGTAAATCTTTTCTGTTCCATATATATTCACCTTTCCGACTCTATTCGTTTTCGCGGTTATGTACTTGCGAATCTCTTCCACTACAAACGAGTTGATTAATGGGTCTTCAACTGAGGGAGTACTCGCATTTCTTGTTTCTTGAACTTTCGGTAGTCGAATCTGTCGAAGAGAAATATGAGCACTATAAAGAGGTTGAATCACTTCATCCTCCAAAAACTTCTTATACTCCGATTTGTCGATACTACCTCTGCCATCTTTGTCTATCTTTTGTACAGTAGATTCAAGCTGATCTTGCAAAGttgccattttcattaacacTTCTTCAACCCGATCTGATAAAGCTTTCGTATCGAAACCACTGTACGAATCTCTAACACCATAAAAATGTTTGCAGATGTCCTCATCGTGCATAAAAAAACCGGCAGAGTAAAATCGAAACAAACTCGTTATACTTACTAGTATTACAAGTCCTCCTAAGAGAATCTGAATTGAACCCATCACTCTTGCAAGTTTGCAGCATCTTGGTGAGCAAACTTTCCTCATCTTCCTTCTCTCCGAAATCGATCTGggttgtcaaaatttcattataTATTCAACTTCAACCTTTTTCTACTCAGTGTAGCTCAGGAGTTACTAAAAGTGAGATCCGGAGAAACACTAAAAAACACGCATTTTTTTTGTATGTTTGCGTGATGCAACCGCTGTTGAAGGGTGATAAACCATGTGTTTGTCACCCAACTTGACAAAATTTTGTCACCTACTAGTAATGGCTCCAACTTCGTAAGTTGAAATATATATTTAAATATAATTAAACTTCGAAATCTGGATTCCGGATGAGGAAATTAAGGAAAATTTAGTGTTAGATTGGAAGGGTTGACTCAAGAACTAGTAGGATTATTATATGTAGCGGTTGCTGGGTTGTATTATTAATTACAGCATCAGCTTGAATTGTGGAGTTCTTAACATGTAGTGTTTCATAATTCTTCATCAATTCAGGTAATGCAGTTGCAGTTTCTTATATTCACTTGCAAGATTTTTCCAGAACACTGCATTCTGTAACTTGTTGATATGCAATAATTATGAACCGTTTTTTTTGGGCACTACTCCATTTTGGAGGAGTACTATTTGATAATAATATcaccctataattataaggggttttctaaagtgtggaaatgactaatCTATCATtagcctaatttaatttaaaaccaacccaataaccacctatatataacgaccaccaccaccaccgaccatcaCCTACCACCTTTGACTACCACCActaccaaccaccaccatctctctatatatatagcttaatttaaatcattaacaaagatattcccacaaactcattacttgtcattcgtttttggtgggaaaaatgaaaagtaatcatcaaaatgagttgaaaatggaagttgcagagagaagttcggctagaaTTATGTGAAAACTTTGTtgaactagccgaactcaactttaatggaggtttttcttttttttcagagaaaagttcggttacgtcgcaaaaaaaatgtctcagccgaacttttagttcggttacgtcgcaaaaagttcgattacgtcgcaaaaagttcgatTATGTcataaaaagttcggttacgtcaaaaaaagttcggttacatcgcagtttttttctcctaaccgaacttttctctgaaaaacctatatattgagttcagCTACGTCGCAATTTTTTATCCTAACCGAAATCCtaattcggttacgtcgcaatgtcgcaattttcttctcctaaccgaacttttctctgaaagaaaaaactccattaaagctgagttcggctacctgtgttttcagaaacattagctgaactacacttgcagatgagttcggctacctgtttttcagatgtcgtagccgaccttttttaaccaaaccgaaatcaatttgtaaattgttcattcTTAGGAATGTTTTGAccaattcaagcaccattaactaaatttgaagtatccgtgagtatccaaaacatcaaactcttgttgtggctcttaaagaaaaagatctcacttttttcttccaaaaccctcattttcattatcatcttcatcttctacttCTCCCTCccaataattcttcttttgaaaaaaaaatcaatttattaATTTAGTCTCATTAATCATTCCACTAACTTAATtagaaagggtatttttggtactaaaataaatatatgaataAGGAGTGACTCAAATTTACGTTAAACATCCACCCAAAAAAATATAGTAGTCTCCCCTCCAAAATGGAGTAGCGCCCAAAAAAAACGGTTCATAATCATGATGCATGCAAGTTTTTCACAAACTTGAACAAGTTCCTCGGCCCAGCCTAGTATGGACATTCATTCTCTCTCTCAGCTTGTGTAGTGTCATTCTCTCTCTCTCAGCTTGTAGCTTTCCTTTTCTCCACATTTGTTGTATTCTATATGTTTCCTTATTGGCGCGGATCGTTAATGATGCGCGAGTGTTTGAAATTTTCTAAGTAATCTTCTTCATCCAATCTTCTTTTACATTTTATTTTTCTCTCAACACTTTACCCTCCAAATATTAGAAAAGGTCCATGTTAATTTCCTGAACATAGTTTAGGAGACGAGCATGGAATGTGTCCGATAAtttaatgaaattaaattttagtACCAAATTGGAAGGGAAATCTTGTTGATCATCATCGTCGTCATCATTTTCGTCACCTTCTTCGGCCTCGAAGTTCTTTTTTAAGAGGTCATCCTTCAATTACATATTCATTCCTCGTGCTCCGTGCATGCCCTGAAATCATAAGAGCAGCACTAATCATAAGAAGTTGAGAAAAGTGTTTGCATTGCAAAGTATAGACACCGTATATTAGGCGGCCGTAGGCCGCTTCAAATTTTGGAAATTTCGTCTGTTTTTTATAGCTAAATGACACTGTTACACTTGAAAATAAACTTGACTAATCTATCTAGCACTATGCTTATACTATAGTTAAACCGACTAACATGTCAAAATTATTTCaataattatcaaaataaatgtaAGGAATTTAAAAAGGTCCAAAACTAAATTTGTTGTTTCGAAAAAGTAAGGGTCCTCTCAAAATCAATGGGGACTGATTTTCGCACTTAAAATAAGTAAGTAAACAAAACTATATTGTACACAATGAGTGATGGAGAGTAGCGAGAACTTGCTACAACTAATAAATCTTTGatattttctttttcgtttttgaACATTTCTAGCTATTAAAAAAAGAAACATAATAAAAGATGAAGACTATGTACTAtctatgtaagttgattgaaagagatttttcttaaatataaTTTAAATTCATAACTGAATATAATTATAAATATAAAGGGTAATCTAAATTTATAGGTCGTCTAAATATAAATTAATTTTATGGTAATTATAAGGTCCAAAAACGTTTTCTAGAATTTTGGGGTGGGATAAAGCCCACCTTAGCCTCCCCCATCTCCCTCGCTAAATTTGAGGCTTATGGACCTAGATAAATTCATATATGCTCATTAACTAATCAGTTATTAGTCCTTAGTTGGTTCATTTTGTTCTCATGTTATGACTACATGCGTGTTTTATGCTCATCTCATGGTTACAGGATACTAGCTGTAAGTCCAATACAAACAATGTCACTATTACCTTTCAAATTTGAGAGGTTCCAAAGAGCCATGATTCACATACTGCTACGATATGACAAATGTTTACCCACTTGAGAATAAAGAACTAGCTCGATGACCCATACTGTTGAAATGTGGTAACATCTTgcttcatttttgtttcaattttcttCGGGGAATATTTTGTGCATGTGCTGAATTCCatattcttgtaaattatgtcGACGTCTAGAAATTTcctatcttagcaaaccctaattcccacaCAAACTGTAAAGTAAACTTTGgaaatcggttttgctcttgggatcggttctaccatgaacaATAACACAGGATAGGTTCGGTTCTACCAAGTCACCAAACACAGGTCGGGATCtgttctaccaagactcccaaaaaaagctaggatcggttctaccaagattcCCAATATACGTTAGGtgtcggttctaccaagactccctAAAAAAGttaggatcagttctaccaagaTTCCCAATATTGGTTAGGGATCGATTCTACCTTAATTTCCAACAAAAGCTAGAACCGGATCCACCACATATCCCAAGCTAGGtgaggatcggttctaccttgactctcaacataagttaagatcggttctaccttaaatCCAACCTTAGGTTTGAATTGTTCATTCAAAAGATCTTTATGAAAAACCGGACCAACATATCTATTGATTTATTtttgattacgaaacaagttcgtatatcTACTTCCTTATACCGATGTAataaaacatagttttctaggatgaaatcacacctatatcccatACACAATtgatcaagtaacaagttacatataTATATGATGTTGATGTCGcatttacaaagttcaaaagatgaacattatacttcgtaattcaatatacttccttaacactttgatcttaataatatgaccaagtctaatactagattttcataaatataactgcgcatattatgttttcaatcttaaacgacttcaAAGACACGATAAGAATGTAAACAAGTCAAGTCaacattactaacctcaagtggaaggatgatatcttcGTTTTAGTCGATACTTCTTCGCGTCCTTCAGGTCCTCAAAgaaatacttgtaagtctcaacattcctaaactttttagtctaacctaaactaagttgactctagtaattaatcaatcgactctagatgagttatgatactaaaatatgacaaccaactttgacataccaatgcttggtgggttcaaccgggcaatgctctaacacagtgTTGCAATGGACTACTTCAGGAAAACTTGTTATAGAATTGTGGGTCacttttgcttagttcttgctaCCCTACACCTACTGACATCCCTGAGGTTATTTatgttcttcttcattcttattcTGATGTGTTTAAATAAACCATCCACTTTTCTACCTCACAGATCATTGGATCATACAAGTCCATTTAAACCTCATTCTTCACCACCCAACATGAGACCCGATAAGTGTCCCTATATCCAGAAATATGTTGTTGATAACTTAATGCAAGAAATATTGTCTTACAGTATCATCCAACCAAGGCATAGTCCCTTTGCTTCTCTTATTCGGTTGGTTAAAAAGAAAGATAACACTTGGAGATTCTGTGTTGATTACTGGAAACTCGATAACATAACTATTAAAGATAAGTTTCATATCCCTATGATAGATGAGTTATTTGATGAATTAAACAACGCCATTATTTCTACTAAAATTGATATTAAGTCTGAAAATATCATCATATCAGAGTGCATCTCTCTGACATTTACAAAATTGCCTTCAGAACTCATCATGGCCATTATGAGTTCAAAGTAATGCTATTTGGCCTCAATAATGCTCCAGCTACATTCCAGGCACTGATGAATGACATCTAGCCTTATATCTAAGAAAATTCATCCTGGAATTTTTTGATGATAGTTTGGTATATAGCCCCAGCTTAAAGGAACATGTGCACCATTTGGAATTTAGTCTACAGCTTCTTCGACAACATCATCTTTATGCAAATCTTTCTGAGTGCAGGTTTGCTCAACCAGAATTGGAATACcttggtgtttgagggtgaaaacgatttctgctgattttggtaatttcgggtgtgtgggtgagaaacgagtttaaaccctaaataatgtactgcaagggagtactttagattcgagagatcaatctgtacaaattcggccttaaccaagaaatggccgttccagacttgcgtcggtcacaaagtgaaggagaagggttggttttggggagggaagcgaagagattgttgagaccagaatagttgattctggaagagtagttgtttcacgacttgtatcagaaagtgggaagctaacagatggaaatctagcaaatattttcggagtgttgtatcctcctgacctaaATTTGTTGTtcgatggaaataggtaagacctatttatacaagtcgaagtgaaacgtactctggtctcgtaagaaatggaaaacggatgagtaaatgggaggaggtggtaaccggtaacgcctggaattaatgttccataaaagaaagtgtttcaccattactccctgtatttaataaccgcctcatccttatgacactatcttataacgggcgtagtgtacgccgcacgctataaaccaccaaaccaatacccaatgagcatcccccagtttgttacatgtgttgatgtctcgggttttttcgtggaaaacatgtagcatgttgttgttcggcaagttgagcttgggagacttcccggctcggtggtgaccttcgacggtcgagattttgcatcttgagaggaagggtagctattgattattgcaacccttcgtttggtagccagtggaatgaaagcatggccggtacagctttaatatgtcctagtttaggtgcgaccaaaagttagggttttggctttgtttgggagcgaccaaactagggcttggtgtcgggccaaaggtttccatgtgttagctggtaaccttggaaggctaagatctgcatcttagatggaaaaatggtcgttgatcttcgcaagcctttgttttggtatccgaatagggaaggccggcatggtatggcgcgacaatgtggttggcatgccattggcacatgtggcatggctggcatgccttggcgcggtttaggcgtggccaaaacaaaggttttggcgttgggccaaaggttaccatgcgttggttggagaccttggacggctaagatttgcatcttagatggagggatggtcgttgat encodes:
- the LOC113353507 gene encoding uncharacterized protein LOC113353507, which codes for MRKVCSPRCCKLARVMGSIQILLGGLVILVSITSLFRFYSAGFFMHDEDICKHFYGVRDSYSGFDTKALSDRVEEVLMKMATLQDQLESTVQKIDKDGRGSIDKSEYKKFLEDEVIQPLYSAHISLRQIRLPKVQETRNASTPSVEDPLINSFVVEEIRKYITAKTNRVGKVNIYGTEKIYNTIGHACVLMKEDLEEYMNYDIGSYCKDDWPLAQKLMINGCDPLPRRRCLTRASKLYLRPYSINESLWKLPDGRNVRWANYQCRNFECLEAKNPKRGYTKCSGCFEMEKEKIKWMGNSSTPNAPTFRISDVLEVKPGEIRIGLDFGIGTGTFAARMREQNVTIISTALNLGAPFNEMIALRGLLPLYVTLNQRLPFFDNTMDLIHTIGFLDGWIDLQLMDFILFDWDRILRPGGLLWVDRFFCKKTELDDFMYMFLQFRYKKHKWVISPKSKDEVYLSALLEKPPRSL